One bacterium genomic window carries:
- the rplL gene encoding 50S ribosomal protein L7/L12 → MTTAKKSKDEIIQTIEKMSVLELSELVKALEEKFGVSAASLAPVGVAAGAQPEAAKAEEQTEFSVILTKIGDKKIQVIKVVRELTGLGLKEAKDLVDNTPKAVKEGIDKNAAEEIKNKIKEVGAEAEIK, encoded by the coding sequence ATGACCACTGCGAAGAAGAGTAAAGACGAGATTATCCAGACAATTGAAAAGATGAGTGTGCTGGAATTGTCTGAGCTGGTAAAGGCTCTGGAAGAGAAGTTCGGAGTTAGTGCTGCCTCTTTAGCTCCAGTTGGTGTAGCAGCGGGAGCTCAACCGGAAGCGGCTAAGGCTGAAGAGCAGACCGAATTTAGTGTTATTTTGACGAAAATTGGTGACAAAAAGATTCAGGTAATAAAGGTCGTGCGTGAACTTACTGGTTTAGGACTGAAAGAGGCAAAGGACCTGGTAGATAATACGCCAAAGGCAGTGAAGGAAGGAATAGATAAGAATGCGGCAGAAGAAATCAAAAATAAGATAAAAGAAGTTGGAGCAGAAGCAGAAATTAAATAA
- a CDS encoding diguanylate cyclase, with amino-acid sequence MKVLGNIFLFMLVFLSLAIQSARLEMLETEGEKYYFEEGVKYFRAEEYELALKNFLEALELNPQNKLTLKYVNMTGNELKRREEQELLNQAIKEYQEQNYEIAISKLVHVLDLNPRNQEAIGCIQKIRNETGRIEEVKSIVVSEEEKREPDRPVSREIPRIARDLISQEITKIAQDIEVIKREVAKGKLDEPKELPLGISEKRNLVTRKQITLFLLFGSMLVGLFFIYKTQILRKRESSDKNLKLLENLSKTATTTEHKGEILDTILKAFLDTVEAKSGALLTVEDKTGDLILGTGVDVKPDLPRDFRFSKDGPVFAEITKITSPISAAEILQDSTYENLLLFKEKPASPSSLLLVPLTYKNRNVGMVLLNSKRYRRNYLREHRGIIETLASQAAIIVANITYNHQIIIDGLTGLYVHWFFYQCLEKEISRAERQNLSLALLMVDLDHFKQFNDTYGHPMGDKALVKVAEILKKDLRDIDTVARYGGEEFAIILPGVDENLALRTAERIRKSLESHRFKVVNGKFLLTLSIGISLYEKDISAEEMVERADKALYWVKEHGRNQVKSWTSSREESKV; translated from the coding sequence ATGAAAGTATTGGGTAATATCTTTCTATTTATGTTAGTGTTTCTCTCACTGGCTATTCAGTCTGCGCGTCTGGAAATGCTGGAAACAGAAGGAGAGAAATACTATTTCGAAGAAGGTGTCAAGTATTTTAGGGCAGAAGAGTATGAGCTTGCGCTAAAAAATTTTCTGGAAGCGCTGGAGTTGAATCCACAAAATAAATTAACCCTAAAATACGTCAATATGACAGGAAATGAACTTAAGAGAAGAGAAGAGCAGGAACTTCTCAATCAGGCTATTAAGGAGTACCAGGAGCAGAATTATGAAATTGCTATTAGCAAGCTTGTGCACGTTTTAGATTTGAATCCAAGAAATCAGGAAGCAATAGGCTGTATACAAAAGATTAGAAATGAAACCGGTCGCATCGAAGAGGTAAAAAGTATAGTTGTAAGTGAAGAGGAGAAACGCGAGCCAGATAGGCCAGTAAGCCGAGAAATACCCAGGATAGCTCGGGATTTAATAAGTCAGGAGATAACCAAAATAGCTCAGGATATTGAAGTAATTAAAAGAGAAGTTGCTAAGGGGAAATTAGATGAACCAAAAGAATTGCCTCTAGGAATTTCTGAAAAGAGAAATCTGGTTACGCGCAAACAAATTACGCTTTTTCTTCTTTTTGGTAGTATGCTTGTTGGATTGTTCTTTATATATAAGACGCAGATTCTAAGAAAGCGGGAATCGTCTGATAAGAATCTAAAGCTACTGGAAAATCTTAGCAAGACTGCCACTACTACTGAGCATAAGGGAGAAATTCTGGACACTATTCTTAAGGCTTTCCTGGATACAGTGGAAGCAAAGTCAGGGGCATTATTAACAGTTGAAGATAAAACAGGTGACTTAATTTTAGGAACCGGTGTAGATGTTAAGCCCGACCTCCCCAGGGACTTCAGGTTTAGTAAAGACGGCCCTGTTTTTGCTGAAATAACAAAAATTACAAGTCCCATCTCTGCAGCCGAGATTTTGCAAGATTCTACGTATGAGAATTTATTATTGTTCAAGGAGAAACCAGCCAGCCCCTCTTCTCTCTTACTCGTTCCCCTAACTTACAAAAATCGGAATGTAGGAATGGTTCTTTTAAATTCAAAGAGGTACAGAAGAAATTATCTACGAGAACACCGGGGGATAATAGAAACGCTTGCTAGCCAGGCGGCAATAATTGTTGCCAATATTACTTACAATCATCAAATAATTATAGATGGTTTGACCGGCCTTTATGTACATTGGTTCTTTTATCAATGTCTGGAGAAGGAAATCTCTCGAGCTGAGCGGCAAAATTTATCTTTGGCTCTTTTAATGGTGGATCTGGACCATTTTAAACAGTTCAATGATACTTACGGTCATCCCATGGGGGATAAAGCTTTAGTGAAAGTTGCTGAGATTCTTAAAAAAGACCTTCGCGACATTGATACAGTTGCTCGTTATGGAGGAGAGGAATTCGCCATAATTTTGCCTGGAGTAGATGAAAATTTGGCTCTTAGGACGGCTGAAAGAATCAGGAAGAGTCTGGAAAGTCATCGCTTTAAAGTAGTTAATGGTAAATTCCTACTGACCCTGAGTATAGGGATTTCTCTTTATGAGAAGGATATAAGTGCCGAGGAGATGGTGGAAAGGGCAGACAAGGCTCTATACTGGGTTAAAGAGCACGGCAGGAACCAGGTGAAGTCCTGGACAAGCTCCAGGGAGGAAAGCAAAGTATAA
- the rplJ gene encoding 50S ribosomal protein L10, with product MARKEKEVFVNELTDRLRTNNNFILTDYKGLNVEEMTDLRNRMNKIGCEFKVVKNTLARLAMKNLKLEKLIEYLRGPTAIAVEKTDIIVATKTLVDFSRQHQNLKIKGGFLEGHVILPQEVESLAKLPSKEVLLAQLCLSLQRPIVRFYGVLQGLGRNLIFLLDAIRKKKPEEVKEE from the coding sequence ATGGCACGAAAAGAGAAGGAAGTTTTTGTAAATGAACTTACCGATAGGTTAAGAACGAATAATAATTTCATCTTGACTGATTATAAAGGACTGAATGTGGAAGAAATGACTGATCTGAGGAACAGGATGAACAAAATAGGTTGCGAGTTCAAAGTGGTAAAAAATACTCTGGCGCGCTTGGCTATGAAGAATCTCAAATTGGAGAAGTTAATAGAGTACCTTCGGGGACCGACTGCTATTGCCGTTGAAAAAACCGATATTATTGTTGCTACAAAAACTCTTGTAGATTTTTCTCGCCAGCACCAGAATTTAAAGATTAAGGGAGGTTTTTTAGAAGGCCACGTCATCCTTCCCCAGGAGGTGGAATCTTTAGCTAAGTTACCTTCGAAAGAAGTGCTCCTTGCCCAATTATGTCTGAGCCTCCAGAGACCTATTGTTAGGTTTTATGGAGTACTTCAGGGGTTAGGGAGGAATTTGATTTTTCTCTTAGATGCGATTAGGAAGAAAAAGCCAGAAGAAGTAAAGGAGGAATAA
- a CDS encoding response regulator, whose product MKNTNILIVDGRIDLMEPLREIFERKGYNVSIVEDGDKAIWLLKRKNFDVLLTPWQIPGVSGVWDFKVMKRLCPSMAVIIVNSTGEKKEMTEIPDSEVEVVVNKPFNVKELVHTVESILEAPSVLIVDYNAQDRGALRNMLAERRYRVLVAKDGDETIEMVQENDFDVVLLDTGRAGVEGIEILETVKKIKPGIEVVMMIDYSSLSLVGDLLKKGAYTCLYKPFLDVEKLVKVIKEVQSQKRTYPTLIDSESLHS is encoded by the coding sequence ATGAAGAACACAAACATCCTTATCGTAGACGGTAGAATCGATCTTATGGAACCTCTCAGGGAAATTTTTGAGAGGAAAGGCTATAATGTGAGTATAGTAGAAGATGGAGACAAGGCAATTTGGCTTTTAAAGAGGAAAAATTTCGATGTCTTGCTTACGCCTTGGCAAATACCCGGAGTAAGTGGCGTATGGGATTTTAAAGTAATGAAAAGGCTCTGCCCGTCCATGGCGGTAATAATAGTGAATTCTACGGGCGAGAAAAAAGAAATGACGGAGATTCCGGACTCAGAAGTAGAAGTTGTAGTGAATAAACCCTTCAATGTGAAAGAGCTTGTCCACACTGTTGAGTCTATCCTCGAAGCCCCCTCAGTGTTGATAGTTGATTATAATGCGCAAGACCGGGGGGCTTTGAGGAACATGTTGGCAGAAAGAAGGTACCGGGTTTTAGTGGCTAAAGATGGAGATGAAACAATTGAGATGGTTCAGGAGAATGATTTTGATGTTGTGCTTCTGGATACAGGGAGGGCAGGAGTGGAGGGTATAGAAATCCTGGAGACAGTCAAAAAGATTAAACCAGGTATAGAAGTGGTAATGATGATTGACTATTCTTCACTGAGCCTTGTAGGAGATTTATTAAAGAAGGGAGCCTACACCTGTTTATATAAGCCTTTCTTGGACGTAGAGAAATTGGTTAAAGTGATCAAAGAAGTGCAAAGCCAGAAAAGGACATACCCTACCCTAATAGACAGCGAATCTCTCCACAGTTGA